The DNA sequence CCGGCATGGCGGAAGAAGTGCATCATGGTCGAACCGGCATATTCGCTGGTCACGTAGATGACCTCGACCCCGGTCTCGTCCTCCGGCAGTGCGGCGTCGGCCGGCCGCACCGAGAGCTTGTCGATGCGCACCGCATAGGCGCCGGGCCCGGCAGGGCCGCCGCCGGCGGTGCGCAGGCGCCCCT is a window from the Alphaproteobacteria bacterium genome containing:
- a CDS encoding TOBE domain-containing protein, whose amino-acid sequence is GRLRTAGGGPAGPGAYAVRIDKLSVRPADAALPEDETGVEVIYVTSEYAGSTMMHFFRHAGGRVIEVEHHLSHREPETFDPGASYRLSWGVGDGRVLPLA